One Vallitalea pronyensis genomic region harbors:
- a CDS encoding serine hydrolase domain-containing protein: MIKTLHEQGALDHFNGVVYIKQGETTLLKESYGYANRSFLVPNQIHTKFRIASVSKMFTAVAILQLIQEGKLNVHTSIVELLNLKNTTLSKEITIHHLLTHTSGIADYYDESAGDEAWEKMWQETPIYTMRTLQDYMKLFIALDPISTPGETFHYNNAGYILLGLAIEKVSGMCYDAYIKQHIFDKLGMKNSGFYSLDEVIPEVAEGYEQMEGKWIRNIYTATPTAASDGGATSTVDDLMLFIEGLRHGLLLNDDMTNKLLTPYVIDEGSNGFRDYVWKYGYANYYLLDEEHHIVRGGHTGEEYGFSSRVYYYPQEDIHIIILGNEGFNAGKLGWAIHDMIIKK; this comes from the coding sequence ATGATAAAGACATTACATGAGCAAGGAGCACTTGATCATTTTAACGGTGTTGTATATATAAAGCAAGGTGAAACAACGTTATTAAAGGAAAGTTATGGCTATGCCAATCGAAGCTTTCTTGTACCCAACCAGATACATACGAAGTTTAGAATAGCTTCTGTATCTAAGATGTTTACAGCGGTTGCAATACTGCAACTTATTCAAGAAGGTAAGCTGAATGTGCACACAAGCATTGTGGAGCTATTAAACCTTAAGAACACAACATTATCAAAAGAAATAACCATACATCATTTATTAACCCATACATCAGGTATTGCTGATTATTATGACGAATCAGCAGGGGATGAAGCATGGGAAAAAATGTGGCAGGAAACACCTATCTATACCATGAGAACCTTACAAGATTATATGAAATTATTCATAGCCCTTGACCCAATTTCAACGCCTGGTGAAACCTTTCACTATAATAATGCAGGTTATATTTTACTAGGTTTGGCCATAGAGAAGGTATCCGGTATGTGTTACGATGCCTACATTAAGCAACATATATTTGATAAATTAGGTATGAAAAACTCAGGTTTTTATAGCTTGGATGAAGTGATACCAGAAGTGGCTGAAGGTTATGAACAAATGGAGGGTAAATGGATAAGAAATATCTATACAGCAACCCCAACAGCAGCTTCTGATGGTGGAGCAACATCTACCGTTGACGACTTGATGCTTTTTATTGAGGGATTACGACATGGTCTATTACTGAATGATGACATGACCAATAAGTTACTGACCCCCTATGTTATCGATGAAGGTTCCAATGGCTTTAGGGATTATGTATGGAAGTATGGTTACGCTAATTATTACTTACTAGATGAAGAGCATCATATTGTAAGAGGCGGTCATACAGGAGAAGAATATGGGTTCAGCAGTCGCGTGTATTACTACCCACAAGAAGATATTCATATTATCATATTAGGTAATGAAGGTTTTAATGCAGGGAAATTAGGCTGGGCCATACATGATATGATTATCAAGAAATAG
- a CDS encoding LURP-one-related/scramblase family protein, translated as MRFQVREKVFSFGDDFTIKDATGNDYFIVKGKVFSLGDKLRLYNMAGQELFYIEQKLMRLLPEYTIYGGGRPVATVKKKISFFGSKFMIDSEYGSYDIEGQPFNYSFEVNKNGGRVATVSKQFFSFSDTYGVDVSDQEDYGFILALVIVIDQIIHDNKNRH; from the coding sequence ATGCGTTTTCAAGTAAGAGAAAAAGTATTCAGTTTTGGTGATGATTTTACCATCAAAGATGCAACAGGCAATGATTACTTCATTGTGAAAGGAAAAGTCTTTAGTTTAGGTGATAAACTACGGTTATACAACATGGCAGGGCAAGAGTTATTCTATATCGAGCAAAAATTAATGCGCTTGCTGCCAGAATACACCATCTATGGTGGAGGTAGACCAGTAGCCACTGTTAAGAAGAAAATATCCTTTTTTGGCTCGAAATTCATGATTGATAGCGAGTATGGCAGTTATGATATTGAAGGACAGCCTTTTAATTATAGTTTTGAAGTGAATAAAAACGGGGGACGGGTAGCTACTGTTTCAAAACAATTTTTCAGTTTTTCAGATACCTATGGTGTGGATGTAAGCGATCAAGAAGATTATGGTTTTATACTGGCACTGGTGATTGTTATCGATCAGATTATTCATGATAATAAAAATAGGCATTAA
- a CDS encoding glycoside hydrolase family 130 protein — MDTIKIIGDALHHIPWQDKPQGHEGPVWRYSDNPVIQRNPVKGISRIFNSAVAPFEDKFVGIFRAETINGKPHLHLGWSMDGLNWDIDEHRIEFVDQEHKPYQPRYAYDPRLVRVEDTFYIIWCTDFFGASIGLAKTDDFKTFTRFENPFLPFNRNGVLFPKKMNQNFMMLSRPSDSGHTPFGDIFISESPDLVYWGNHKHVMSKGGEGWWQSLKIGGGPAPIETSEGWLMFYHGVTQTCNGYVYSMGGVILDKDEPSKVKYRSKHYILTPETWYEERGFVSNVIFPCATLQDARTGRIAIYYGAADTYVGVAFTKVDDIVQYIMDNHEAVGEDQALGRI, encoded by the coding sequence ATGGATACAATTAAAATAATAGGTGACGCATTACATCATATACCTTGGCAGGATAAACCACAGGGACATGAAGGTCCCGTATGGCGATATTCGGATAATCCGGTGATACAGCGCAATCCAGTAAAGGGTATTTCAAGGATTTTTAATAGTGCAGTAGCACCGTTTGAAGATAAATTTGTTGGTATATTTAGAGCTGAAACCATCAATGGCAAGCCCCATTTACATCTAGGCTGGAGTATGGATGGTTTAAACTGGGACATTGACGAACATCGAATCGAATTTGTTGACCAAGAGCATAAGCCTTATCAACCTCGATATGCCTATGACCCTCGCCTCGTGCGTGTGGAAGATACGTTTTACATCATATGGTGCACAGATTTCTTTGGTGCTTCTATAGGTCTTGCAAAAACGGATGATTTTAAGACATTTACTCGCTTTGAAAACCCATTTTTACCGTTTAATCGTAATGGGGTACTGTTCCCCAAAAAAATGAATCAAAACTTTATGATGCTGTCACGCCCAAGTGATAGCGGGCATACACCTTTTGGTGATATTTTTATCAGTGAAAGCCCTGATTTAGTTTACTGGGGCAATCACAAGCATGTGATGAGCAAAGGCGGAGAAGGTTGGTGGCAGTCTTTAAAAATCGGCGGCGGACCTGCACCCATTGAAACCTCAGAAGGATGGCTCATGTTCTATCATGGGGTCACACAAACATGTAATGGGTATGTCTATAGTATGGGCGGTGTCATTTTGGATAAGGATGAACCATCCAAAGTCAAATACCGGTCAAAGCATTACATCTTAACACCTGAAACATGGTATGAAGAAAGAGGATTTGTAAGTAATGTTATTTTTCCATGTGCTACCTTACAAGATGCTAGAACAGGTAGGATTGCCATATATTATGGTGCAGCGGATACCTATGTAGGTGTGGCTTTTACAAAAGTGGATGACATAGTACAGTACATTATGGATAACCATGAAGCTGTAGGAGAAGACCAAGCATTGGGTAGAATCTAG
- a CDS encoding carbohydrate ABC transporter permease gives MLKVKYGLLSLCKYLSLLLGVFATVTPIVVVFFASFKTSEEYGQSGALALPESFMNLANYKKAFVDGHMLLGFFNTFFILIISIGGAILIGTMVAYVLSRFQFKARHLILGAFLIATLIPGVTTQVATFQIINKLGFYNTRIAPILLYMGTDIISVYIFMQFMDSISVSLDESAMLDGASYLTIYRKIIFPLLKPAITTVLIIKGVASYNNFYIPFLYMPKKGLQVVSTALFKFKGPYGSQWEVICAGIILAIIPTLILFLSLQKYVYNGFTRGAVK, from the coding sequence ATGCTCAAGGTCAAGTATGGTCTTCTATCCCTATGCAAGTATTTATCTTTGTTGTTAGGAGTCTTTGCTACAGTAACGCCTATCGTTGTGGTATTTTTTGCTTCTTTTAAAACATCGGAAGAATATGGTCAGTCGGGAGCTCTAGCACTACCAGAAAGCTTCATGAACCTGGCTAATTATAAAAAGGCTTTTGTAGACGGACATATGTTACTGGGCTTTTTCAATACATTTTTTATACTCATCATATCCATAGGCGGGGCCATTCTCATTGGAACCATGGTCGCCTATGTTTTAAGCCGGTTTCAATTTAAAGCACGTCACCTGATCTTAGGTGCTTTCTTAATCGCTACCTTAATACCTGGTGTCACCACACAAGTGGCTACCTTTCAAATTATTAATAAACTAGGTTTTTATAATACACGTATAGCACCTATTTTATTGTATATGGGAACCGATATTATATCCGTTTACATCTTTATGCAATTTATGGACAGCATATCCGTGTCCTTGGATGAGTCAGCCATGTTAGATGGTGCATCTTATTTGACCATTTACAGGAAAATCATCTTTCCTCTTTTGAAACCAGCCATTACAACGGTACTCATCATAAAAGGTGTTGCCAGTTATAATAACTTTTATATACCTTTTCTATACATGCCTAAAAAAGGATTGCAGGTTGTATCAACTGCTTTATTTAAGTTCAAAGGTCCATATGGTTCCCAATGGGAAGTCATATGTGCAGGTATTATATTAGCCATTATTCCCACGTTAATCTTGTTTCTAAGTCTACAAAAATATGTGTACAACGGATTTACCAGAGGAGCTGTTAAATAG
- a CDS encoding carbohydrate ABC transporter permease, whose translation MFRFSNLTYKQQRRIIIILFLIIPLTLLFTFSFLPMINMFYYSFLKWNGFSKRQTFVGFDNYIKIFTNPEYFSVFKVSLYYFAASFVQLGLALYFATVLNFNIKAKGFFKGVLFFPSLMNGVAIGFVFLYFFRPEGTLDSLLSFLGTGHWIRLWLQDIKLINVSLAATSIWTYMGFNFIVFLGSIQSISGDIYEAADIDGANRWQQFKYIIWPSIRRIIELNLILAVKGSISVFDIPYIMTGGSNGSKTFVIQTVDTAFKYGKFGLASAMAVVLLLIIVIATIIQKKFFKEKEA comes from the coding sequence TTTTTTTGATAATTCCATTGACACTATTGTTTACTTTTTCTTTTTTACCCATGATCAATATGTTTTATTACAGTTTTTTAAAGTGGAACGGTTTTAGTAAGCGGCAAACATTTGTAGGGTTTGATAACTACATAAAGATATTTACCAACCCGGAGTACTTTTCGGTTTTCAAAGTTAGTTTGTATTATTTCGCAGCATCTTTTGTACAGCTTGGTTTGGCATTGTATTTTGCTACAGTACTTAATTTTAATATCAAGGCAAAAGGATTTTTTAAAGGTGTGTTATTCTTCCCATCTTTAATGAACGGTGTAGCCATTGGCTTTGTTTTTCTTTACTTTTTTAGACCAGAAGGCACACTGGATTCTCTCCTTAGTTTTTTAGGTACAGGGCACTGGATTAGATTATGGTTACAAGATATTAAGCTCATTAATGTATCCTTAGCAGCCACATCCATTTGGACATACATGGGTTTTAACTTTATTGTGTTTTTAGGTTCTATCCAATCCATATCTGGGGACATATATGAAGCAGCAGACATCGATGGTGCTAATCGTTGGCAGCAATTTAAATACATTATTTGGCCCAGTATACGAAGAATCATTGAATTAAATCTTATTCTAGCTGTTAAAGGGTCTATTAGTGTGTTTGATATCCCTTACATTATGACAGGTGGTTCCAATGGCAGTAAAACCTTTGTTATTCAAACAGTGGATACGGCCTTTAAATATGGAAAGTTTGGTTTAGCTTCAGCCATGGCCGTTGTCTTATTGCTGATTATTGTCATAGCCACCATTATACAGAAAAAATTCTTTAAAGAAAAGGAGGCATAA